One region of Peromyscus eremicus chromosome 4, PerEre_H2_v1, whole genome shotgun sequence genomic DNA includes:
- the Slc17a9 gene encoding voltage-gated purine nucleotide uniporter SLC17A9 isoform X1 — translation MPSQRSSLMQSAPKEAGKTPSAAAEDAQWSRPECQAWTGMLLLGTCLLYCARVTMPVCTVAMSQDFGWNKKEAGIVLSSFFWGYCLTQVVGGHLGDRIGGEKVILLSASTWGFITVVTPLLAHLGSGHLAFMTFSRILTGLLQGVYFPALTSLLSQRVQESERAFTYSTVGAGSQFGTLVTGGVGSVLLDWCGWQSVFYFSGGLTLLWVYYVYRSLLNEKDLVLALGVLAQGLPMARPSKVPWRQLFRKPSVWAAICSQLSSACSFFILLSWLPTFFKETFPHSKGWVFNVVPWLLAIPASLFSGFLSDRLISQGYRVITVRKFMQVMGLGLSSIFALCLGHTTSFLKAIVFASASISFQTFNHSGISVNIQDLAPSCAGFLFGVANTAGALAGVIGVCLGGYLIEATGSWTCVFNLVAIISNLGLGTFLVFGKAQRVDLTPTHEDL, via the exons GCCTGAGTGCCAGGCATGGACAGGGATGCTACTTCTGGGCACCTGCCTGCTGTACTGCGCTAGAGTCACCATGCCCGTCTGCACTGTTGCCATGAGCCAGGACTTCGGCTGGAACAAGAAGGAGGCTGGTATCGTGCTCAGCAGCTTCTTCTGGGGCTACTGCCTGACGCAGGTGGTGGGCGGCCACCTTGGGGATCG CATTGGAGGTGAGAAGGTCATCCTGCTGTCAGCCTCCACCTGGGGCTTCATTACTGTCGTCACACCACTGCTTGCCCACCTTGGCAGTGGCCACCTGGCCTTCATGACATTCTCTCGAATCCTTACGGGTCTGCTCCAAG GTGTTTACTTCCCGGCCCTGACCAGTCTGCTGTCCCAGAGAGTTCAGGAGAGTGAAAGGGCCTTTACCTACAGCACTGTGGGTGCCGGCTCCCAGTTCGG GACCCTGGTGACTGGGGGCGTAGGCTCGGTGCTCCTGGACTGGTGTGGCTGGCAGAGTGTCTTCTACTTCTCCGGTGGTCTCACCTTGCTCTGGGTGTACTACGTGTACAGGTCCCTGCTGAATGAGAAAG ACCTTGTTCTGGCCCTGGGTGTTCTGGCACAAGGCCTGCCTATGGCCAGGCCCTCCAAAGTGCCCTGGAGACAACTCTTCCGGAAGCCCTCTGTCTG GGCGGCAATCTGCTCCCAGCTGTCCTCGGCTTGCTCCTTCTTCATTCTGCTCTCCTGGCTGCCCACCTTCTTCAAGGAGACCTTCCCCCACTCCAAG GGCTGGGTCTTCAATGTGGTGCCCTGGCTGCTGGCAATTCCTGCTAGTCTGTTCAGTGGCTTCCTCTCTGATCGCCTCATCAGTCAGG GTTACAGAGTCATCACAGTGCGTAAGTTCATGCAG GTGATGGGCCTTGGTCTATCAAGCATTTTTGCCTTGTGTCTGGGTCACACCACAAGCTTCCTCAAGGCTATTGTCTTTGCATCAGCTTCCATTAGTTTCCAGACCTTCAACCACAG TGGTATTTCAGTCAATATTCAGGACCTGGCCCCATCCTGTGCTGGTTTTCTGTTTG GTGTGGCCAACACTGCAGGGGCCTTGGCAG GTGTGATAGGCGTGTGTCTGGGTGGCTACCTGATTGAGGCCACTGGCTCCTGGACGTGTGTTTTCAACTTGGTGGCCATCATCAGCAACCTGGGACTGGGCACCTTTCTGGTGTTTGGGAAGGCCCAGAGGGTGGACCTGACCCCTACTCATGAGGACCTCTAG
- the Slc17a9 gene encoding voltage-gated purine nucleotide uniporter SLC17A9 isoform X2, protein MRHLGPEVLTSPQQLAWPECQAWTGMLLLGTCLLYCARVTMPVCTVAMSQDFGWNKKEAGIVLSSFFWGYCLTQVVGGHLGDRIGGEKVILLSASTWGFITVVTPLLAHLGSGHLAFMTFSRILTGLLQGVYFPALTSLLSQRVQESERAFTYSTVGAGSQFGTLVTGGVGSVLLDWCGWQSVFYFSGGLTLLWVYYVYRSLLNEKDLVLALGVLAQGLPMARPSKVPWRQLFRKPSVWAAICSQLSSACSFFILLSWLPTFFKETFPHSKGWVFNVVPWLLAIPASLFSGFLSDRLISQGYRVITVRKFMQVMGLGLSSIFALCLGHTTSFLKAIVFASASISFQTFNHSGISVNIQDLAPSCAGFLFGVANTAGALAGVIGVCLGGYLIEATGSWTCVFNLVAIISNLGLGTFLVFGKAQRVDLTPTHEDL, encoded by the exons GCCTGAGTGCCAGGCATGGACAGGGATGCTACTTCTGGGCACCTGCCTGCTGTACTGCGCTAGAGTCACCATGCCCGTCTGCACTGTTGCCATGAGCCAGGACTTCGGCTGGAACAAGAAGGAGGCTGGTATCGTGCTCAGCAGCTTCTTCTGGGGCTACTGCCTGACGCAGGTGGTGGGCGGCCACCTTGGGGATCG CATTGGAGGTGAGAAGGTCATCCTGCTGTCAGCCTCCACCTGGGGCTTCATTACTGTCGTCACACCACTGCTTGCCCACCTTGGCAGTGGCCACCTGGCCTTCATGACATTCTCTCGAATCCTTACGGGTCTGCTCCAAG GTGTTTACTTCCCGGCCCTGACCAGTCTGCTGTCCCAGAGAGTTCAGGAGAGTGAAAGGGCCTTTACCTACAGCACTGTGGGTGCCGGCTCCCAGTTCGG GACCCTGGTGACTGGGGGCGTAGGCTCGGTGCTCCTGGACTGGTGTGGCTGGCAGAGTGTCTTCTACTTCTCCGGTGGTCTCACCTTGCTCTGGGTGTACTACGTGTACAGGTCCCTGCTGAATGAGAAAG ACCTTGTTCTGGCCCTGGGTGTTCTGGCACAAGGCCTGCCTATGGCCAGGCCCTCCAAAGTGCCCTGGAGACAACTCTTCCGGAAGCCCTCTGTCTG GGCGGCAATCTGCTCCCAGCTGTCCTCGGCTTGCTCCTTCTTCATTCTGCTCTCCTGGCTGCCCACCTTCTTCAAGGAGACCTTCCCCCACTCCAAG GGCTGGGTCTTCAATGTGGTGCCCTGGCTGCTGGCAATTCCTGCTAGTCTGTTCAGTGGCTTCCTCTCTGATCGCCTCATCAGTCAGG GTTACAGAGTCATCACAGTGCGTAAGTTCATGCAG GTGATGGGCCTTGGTCTATCAAGCATTTTTGCCTTGTGTCTGGGTCACACCACAAGCTTCCTCAAGGCTATTGTCTTTGCATCAGCTTCCATTAGTTTCCAGACCTTCAACCACAG TGGTATTTCAGTCAATATTCAGGACCTGGCCCCATCCTGTGCTGGTTTTCTGTTTG GTGTGGCCAACACTGCAGGGGCCTTGGCAG GTGTGATAGGCGTGTGTCTGGGTGGCTACCTGATTGAGGCCACTGGCTCCTGGACGTGTGTTTTCAACTTGGTGGCCATCATCAGCAACCTGGGACTGGGCACCTTTCTGGTGTTTGGGAAGGCCCAGAGGGTGGACCTGACCCCTACTCATGAGGACCTCTAG
- the Slc17a9 gene encoding voltage-gated purine nucleotide uniporter SLC17A9 isoform X4: MPSQRSSLMQSAPKEAGKTPSAAAEDAQWSRPECQAWTGMLLLGTCLLYCARVTMPVCTVAMSQDFGWNKKEAGIVLSSFFWGYCLTQVVGGHLGDRIGGEKVILLSASTWGFITVVTPLLAHLGSGHLAFMTFSRILTGLLQGVYFPALTSLLSQRVQESERAFTYSTVGAGSQFGTLVTGGVGSVLLDWCGWQSVFYFSGGLTLLWVYYVYRSLLNEKDLVLALGVLAQGLPMARPSKVPWRQLFRKPSVWAAICSQLSSACSFFILLSWLPTFFKETFPHSKGWVFNVVPWLLAIPASLFSGFLSDRLISQGYRVITVRKFMQVMGLGLSSIFALCLGHTTSFLKAIVFASASISFQTFNHSGISVNIQDLAPSCAGFLFGVANTAGALAGP, encoded by the exons GCCTGAGTGCCAGGCATGGACAGGGATGCTACTTCTGGGCACCTGCCTGCTGTACTGCGCTAGAGTCACCATGCCCGTCTGCACTGTTGCCATGAGCCAGGACTTCGGCTGGAACAAGAAGGAGGCTGGTATCGTGCTCAGCAGCTTCTTCTGGGGCTACTGCCTGACGCAGGTGGTGGGCGGCCACCTTGGGGATCG CATTGGAGGTGAGAAGGTCATCCTGCTGTCAGCCTCCACCTGGGGCTTCATTACTGTCGTCACACCACTGCTTGCCCACCTTGGCAGTGGCCACCTGGCCTTCATGACATTCTCTCGAATCCTTACGGGTCTGCTCCAAG GTGTTTACTTCCCGGCCCTGACCAGTCTGCTGTCCCAGAGAGTTCAGGAGAGTGAAAGGGCCTTTACCTACAGCACTGTGGGTGCCGGCTCCCAGTTCGG GACCCTGGTGACTGGGGGCGTAGGCTCGGTGCTCCTGGACTGGTGTGGCTGGCAGAGTGTCTTCTACTTCTCCGGTGGTCTCACCTTGCTCTGGGTGTACTACGTGTACAGGTCCCTGCTGAATGAGAAAG ACCTTGTTCTGGCCCTGGGTGTTCTGGCACAAGGCCTGCCTATGGCCAGGCCCTCCAAAGTGCCCTGGAGACAACTCTTCCGGAAGCCCTCTGTCTG GGCGGCAATCTGCTCCCAGCTGTCCTCGGCTTGCTCCTTCTTCATTCTGCTCTCCTGGCTGCCCACCTTCTTCAAGGAGACCTTCCCCCACTCCAAG GGCTGGGTCTTCAATGTGGTGCCCTGGCTGCTGGCAATTCCTGCTAGTCTGTTCAGTGGCTTCCTCTCTGATCGCCTCATCAGTCAGG GTTACAGAGTCATCACAGTGCGTAAGTTCATGCAG GTGATGGGCCTTGGTCTATCAAGCATTTTTGCCTTGTGTCTGGGTCACACCACAAGCTTCCTCAAGGCTATTGTCTTTGCATCAGCTTCCATTAGTTTCCAGACCTTCAACCACAG TGGTATTTCAGTCAATATTCAGGACCTGGCCCCATCCTGTGCTGGTTTTCTGTTTG GTGTGGCCAACACTGCAGGGGCCTTGGCAG GACCCTGA
- the Slc17a9 gene encoding voltage-gated purine nucleotide uniporter SLC17A9 isoform X3, with protein MPSQRSSLMQSAPKEAGKTPSAAAEDAQWSRPECQAWTGMLLLGTCLLYCARVTMPVCTVAMSQDFGWNKKEAGIVLSSFFWGYCLTQVVGGHLGDRIGGEKVILLSASTWGFITVVTPLLAHLGSGHLAFMTFSRILTGLLQGVYFPALTSLLSQRVQESERAFTYSTVGAGSQFGTLVTGGVGSVLLDWCGWQSVFYFSGGLTLLWVYYVYRSLLNEKDLVLALGVLAQGLPMARPSKVPWRQLFRKPSVWAAICSQLSSACSFFILLSWLPTFFKETFPHSKGWVFNVVPWLLAIPASLFSGFLSDRLISQGYRVITVRKFMQVMGLGLSSIFALCLGHTTSFLKAIVFASASISFQTFNHSGISVNIQDLAPSCAGFLFGVANTAGALAGLCLGFLPQFSSVMPCDLKVVS; from the exons GCCTGAGTGCCAGGCATGGACAGGGATGCTACTTCTGGGCACCTGCCTGCTGTACTGCGCTAGAGTCACCATGCCCGTCTGCACTGTTGCCATGAGCCAGGACTTCGGCTGGAACAAGAAGGAGGCTGGTATCGTGCTCAGCAGCTTCTTCTGGGGCTACTGCCTGACGCAGGTGGTGGGCGGCCACCTTGGGGATCG CATTGGAGGTGAGAAGGTCATCCTGCTGTCAGCCTCCACCTGGGGCTTCATTACTGTCGTCACACCACTGCTTGCCCACCTTGGCAGTGGCCACCTGGCCTTCATGACATTCTCTCGAATCCTTACGGGTCTGCTCCAAG GTGTTTACTTCCCGGCCCTGACCAGTCTGCTGTCCCAGAGAGTTCAGGAGAGTGAAAGGGCCTTTACCTACAGCACTGTGGGTGCCGGCTCCCAGTTCGG GACCCTGGTGACTGGGGGCGTAGGCTCGGTGCTCCTGGACTGGTGTGGCTGGCAGAGTGTCTTCTACTTCTCCGGTGGTCTCACCTTGCTCTGGGTGTACTACGTGTACAGGTCCCTGCTGAATGAGAAAG ACCTTGTTCTGGCCCTGGGTGTTCTGGCACAAGGCCTGCCTATGGCCAGGCCCTCCAAAGTGCCCTGGAGACAACTCTTCCGGAAGCCCTCTGTCTG GGCGGCAATCTGCTCCCAGCTGTCCTCGGCTTGCTCCTTCTTCATTCTGCTCTCCTGGCTGCCCACCTTCTTCAAGGAGACCTTCCCCCACTCCAAG GGCTGGGTCTTCAATGTGGTGCCCTGGCTGCTGGCAATTCCTGCTAGTCTGTTCAGTGGCTTCCTCTCTGATCGCCTCATCAGTCAGG GTTACAGAGTCATCACAGTGCGTAAGTTCATGCAG GTGATGGGCCTTGGTCTATCAAGCATTTTTGCCTTGTGTCTGGGTCACACCACAAGCTTCCTCAAGGCTATTGTCTTTGCATCAGCTTCCATTAGTTTCCAGACCTTCAACCACAG TGGTATTTCAGTCAATATTCAGGACCTGGCCCCATCCTGTGCTGGTTTTCTGTTTG GTGTGGCCAACACTGCAGGGGCCTTGGCAG gtttatGCCTTGGGTTCCTGCCCCAGTTTTCCTCAGTGATGCCGTGTGACCTgaaagttgtaagctga